Proteins encoded in a region of the Diospyros lotus cultivar Yz01 chromosome 9, ASM1463336v1, whole genome shotgun sequence genome:
- the LOC127810413 gene encoding peroxidase 12-like, whose product MAWKMNAASFSSLAVFFTSMLFLLLVCSRLHFSEAQSSAQIVSGFSWTFYESSCPKLEDIIQKRLNNVFDDDIGQAAGILRLHFHDCFVLGCDGSVLLDGSASGPRLSRTLLRT is encoded by the exons ATGGCCTGGAAAATGAATGCTGCTTCATTCAGCTCTCTCGCGGTCTTCTTCACCTCCATGCTTTTTCTCCTGCTTGTGTGCTCTCGCTTGCACTTTTCAGAAGCTCAGTCCTCGGCTCAAATCGTGAGCGGCTTTTCCTGGACCTTCTATGAGTCCAGCTGTCCTAAGCTCGAAGACATCATCCAGAAACGCCTCAATAATGTCTTCGATGATGACATCGGCCAAGCTGCCGGCATCCTCCGCCTCCACTTCCATGATTGCTTTGTTCTG GGATGCGATGGTTCAGTATTGCTTGATGGATCAGCCAGTGGGCCAAGACTGAGCAGGACACTCCTCCGAACCTGA